In the Nitrospirota bacterium genome, one interval contains:
- a CDS encoding TolC family protein, with translation MSDLVQEALARNPEIQAARQQWEAAAKRVPQARSLEDPSFQVQWWNLPDSFNLGQAQNTIIGLSQKFPFPGKLALKEEVATRSAEITEQALRAKEREVIARLKQAYYDLFFAHKAIQIHHEQIDLLTQFLDIAVAKFRTGKGSQVDVLKAQVELSTLHQQLPVLEQRRDTAQAKVNTLLNRDPRSPVGLPQEPRAARFDKDLDELFQMAADARPEVKAAALAVRRNEHARALAHRQYYPDVTVAVQRFQNFQAHDGFGAVMAINLPFAFWTKPKYDAAAQEAAAAVAAARADLQSLENLTRFQIRDALAKVRASWEIAVLYRTTVLPQAEESLASARAGYRTGRTDFLNLIEADRALREFQLAYYRALVEWQQRVAELEQVVGREL, from the coding sequence TTGTCGGATTTGGTCCAGGAAGCCCTGGCTCGAAATCCGGAGATTCAAGCGGCGCGGCAACAATGGGAAGCTGCGGCAAAACGGGTTCCTCAGGCCCGATCGCTGGAGGACCCGAGCTTCCAAGTCCAGTGGTGGAATCTGCCCGATTCCTTCAACCTTGGGCAGGCGCAGAACACGATCATCGGGCTGTCCCAAAAATTCCCTTTCCCAGGAAAACTCGCCCTCAAGGAGGAGGTTGCCACTCGCTCGGCCGAGATCACCGAACAGGCCCTTCGGGCCAAGGAACGGGAGGTGATCGCGCGGCTGAAACAGGCCTATTACGACCTGTTCTTCGCTCACAAGGCGATCCAGATCCACCACGAGCAGATCGATCTGTTGACCCAGTTCCTGGACATCGCCGTGGCGAAATTCCGCACGGGGAAAGGGAGTCAAGTGGATGTGCTCAAGGCCCAGGTCGAACTCTCCACGCTTCACCAACAGCTCCCCGTGCTGGAGCAGCGTCGTGACACGGCCCAGGCCAAGGTCAACACGCTGTTGAATCGGGACCCTCGGTCGCCGGTGGGGCTCCCGCAGGAGCCGCGCGCGGCGCGGTTCGACAAGGACCTCGACGAGCTGTTTCAGATGGCGGCCGACGCCAGGCCGGAGGTAAAAGCGGCCGCTCTGGCGGTCCGGCGGAACGAGCACGCCCGCGCCCTCGCGCACCGTCAGTACTATCCGGATGTCACGGTCGCGGTGCAGCGGTTCCAGAACTTCCAGGCCCATGACGGCTTCGGCGCCGTGATGGCCATCAACCTGCCGTTTGCCTTTTGGACGAAGCCGAAGTACGACGCGGCCGCGCAAGAGGCGGCGGCGGCAGTGGCAGCCGCGCGCGCCGACCTCCAGTCGCTGGAAAACCTGACGCGTTTCCAAATCCGAGACGCGCTCGCGAAAGTGCGCGCCAGTTGGGAAATCGCTGTGCTGTATCGGACCACCGTCCTGCCGCAGGCTGAGGAAAGCCTCGCATCGGCGCGAGCCGGCTATCGGACCGGCCGCACCGATTTTCTGAACCTGATCGAAGCCGACCGGGCCCTTCGAGAGTTTCAGCTTGCGTACTATCGCGCGCTGGTCGAATGGCAACAGAGGGTCGCCGAACTTGAGCAGGTGGTCGGCAGGGAATTGTAA
- a CDS encoding FixH family protein, which produces MRTTWIAIGMIVAAGGVWLIEGREPSRPLQTGEERSRYAVQGESQSPGMADMKPPAAPEGGPAQAYAMVTPFKQQLIGVKTALVEKRPLETVVRAVGRVGYDEQRITHVNLRVSGWVEELFADFTGQFVHEGQPLFTLYSPDLVASQDEYLLALKARDKVGDSPIPEVRAQAEQLVEAARDRLRLWTLTDDQINELARRGKAQTSVAMTAPVTGYVVEKKVFKGKYVEPETTLYSIADLSTVWINAEIYEYEVPFVKMGQPATVTFASYPGERFHSRVSYIYPYLNKDARTVKVRLDLPNPNGRIKPDMYGDVLVNVNRGSKVAIPEQALLDSGTRQLVFVVRGDGLFEPRQVKLGPKIGAYYEVLDGLAEGDRVVTSGNFLIDSESKLMAATNMMGALGMGGIRMEQARMGKMDMGGMEMGAQETTSVAGAKREKKTGGLTLLLSTEPASPRIGENRIRVKLTDETGKPVSTANVSLTYTMPMPGMVPATIPMALGKDGVYEAKANLGMGGQWELTVTIQRAGQPEIQETFAVTAGGGMPGT; this is translated from the coding sequence ATGCGAACGACGTGGATCGCGATCGGGATGATCGTGGCGGCCGGCGGGGTCTGGCTCATCGAAGGAAGGGAGCCCTCACGGCCCTTGCAGACCGGTGAGGAGCGGTCCCGCTACGCCGTGCAAGGAGAGTCGCAGTCGCCCGGCATGGCGGACATGAAACCCCCAGCAGCTCCGGAGGGCGGGCCCGCCCAGGCGTACGCCATGGTCACCCCGTTCAAACAACAGTTGATCGGGGTGAAGACCGCGCTGGTGGAGAAACGGCCGCTCGAGACCGTCGTTCGGGCAGTCGGCAGAGTGGGTTACGATGAGCAACGGATCACCCACGTCAACCTGCGCGTCTCGGGATGGGTGGAAGAACTCTTCGCAGATTTCACAGGCCAGTTCGTCCACGAAGGCCAACCCCTGTTCACGCTGTACAGTCCCGATCTCGTGGCGAGCCAGGACGAGTATCTCCTCGCGCTCAAGGCCCGTGACAAGGTCGGAGACAGCCCGATCCCGGAGGTCCGTGCACAGGCCGAGCAGTTGGTCGAGGCTGCCCGCGACCGGCTGCGGCTATGGACGCTGACCGACGACCAGATCAACGAACTCGCCAGACGGGGCAAGGCGCAAACGTCCGTCGCGATGACCGCGCCGGTCACAGGGTATGTCGTCGAGAAGAAAGTGTTCAAAGGAAAGTACGTCGAACCGGAGACGACGCTGTACTCGATCGCGGACCTGTCCACGGTCTGGATCAATGCCGAGATATACGAGTACGAGGTGCCGTTTGTGAAGATGGGACAGCCGGCCACGGTGACCTTCGCCTCCTACCCCGGGGAGCGGTTCCACAGCCGAGTGTCGTACATCTATCCCTACCTGAACAAAGACGCCCGGACCGTCAAGGTCCGCCTGGACCTGCCGAACCCTAACGGCCGCATCAAGCCGGACATGTACGGGGACGTGCTCGTCAACGTGAACCGGGGGAGCAAAGTGGCGATTCCGGAGCAGGCACTCCTGGACTCCGGGACGCGGCAGCTCGTCTTCGTCGTCCGCGGCGACGGCCTCTTCGAACCGCGGCAGGTCAAGCTGGGCCCGAAGATCGGAGCCTACTACGAGGTCCTCGACGGATTGGCAGAAGGGGACCGCGTGGTGACGTCGGGCAATTTCCTCATTGACTCGGAAAGCAAGCTGATGGCCGCCACGAACATGATGGGTGCGCTGGGGATGGGCGGTATCCGGATGGAGCAGGCCCGGATGGGCAAGATGGACATGGGCGGGATGGAGATGGGGGCACAAGAGACAACGTCCGTCGCCGGGGCCAAGCGGGAAAAGAAGACCGGCGGGCTCACGCTACTGCTCTCGACCGAGCCAGCGTCTCCGCGGATCGGAGAGAACCGGATCCGGGTCAAACTGACGGACGAGACCGGCAAGCCTGTCTCAACGGCCAACGTGTCGCTCACATACACCATGCCGATGCCGGGAATGGTCCCGGCGACGATTCCGATGGCGCTCGGGAAAGACGGCGTGTACGAGGCCAAGGCGAACCTTGGGATGGGCGGCCAGTGGGAGCTCACGGTGACCATCCAGCGCGCTGGGCAGCCTGAGATCCAAGAAACCTTC